ACCTCCATACTCGGGGCCAGCGCGCAGAGCAAGCTCCCGGCACCGAACACCGTGAGCCCCAAGAGATATGCCCGTCGCGGTCCCAACCGCATCAACGTCGAATGAACGGTGGTGGCCGCCACGACCGAGGCAACCAGGTACACCGTCGTCACCCAGGCGTAGAACCGGTGCCCACCGATCTCGGCCACCGCGCTGGGCAGCAGGCTGATGGTCAGGAACTCGTTGGTGGCGTACAGCAGCACACCGCCGGCCAACACGGTGGATGCGCCCAGGTGCCGGGCGCCCAGCAGGTGCCGCCAGGTGCCGGCATCCGGCGTCACGGTATCGGTCACGTCGATGACGCTAAAGGCTGAACCGCCGTTGAGGTCAAGCCCGGCTCACTTCAAGCCGGCCGCGTCCATCCCCCGCAACTCCTTCTTCAGATCCTGGATCTCGTCGCGGATCCGGGCCGCCAACTCGAACTGCAGATCACGGGCAGCAGCCATCATCTGCTCGGTCAGATCCTTGATCAGATCGGCCAACTCGGCCCGCGGCATGTTGGTGGTGTCGCGGCCTTCCACGATGCCGGCACTGACCGCCCGACCGGGCTCGCCCTGGGCCCGCCGGCCACGTGAGGCATTGCGGCCGGAGCCACCCACCTCGACCGATTCACTGTCGTCGGCCTCGCGGTACACCTGATCGAGAATGTCGGCGATCTTCTTGCGCAGCGGCTGCGGGTCGATGCCGTTGGCCTCGTTGTAGGCGATCTGCTTGGCCCTACGACGTTCGGTCTCGTCGATCGCCTCACGCATCGAGTCCGTGATCTTGTCGGCGTACATGTGCACTTCGCCCGACACGTTGCGGGCCGCACGACCGATGGTCTGGATCAGGCTGCGCGTGGAGCGCAGGAAGCCCTCCTTGTCGGCGTCGAGAATCGCGACCAGCGACACCTCGGGCAGGTCCAGCCCCTCACGCAGGAGGTTGATACCGACCAGCACGTCGTACTCGCCGAGACGCAGCTGCCGCAGCAACTCGACGCGGCGCAGCGTGTCGACCTCGGAGTGCAGATACCGAACCTTGATGCCGAGTTCCAGCAGGTAGTCGGTGAGGTCCTCGGCCATCTTCTTGGTCAGCGTGGTGACCAGCACCCGCTCGTCGCGTTCCGTGCGGGTGCGGATCTCGCCGATCAGGTCGTCGATCTGGCCCTTCGTCGGCTTCACCACCACCTTGGGATCGACCAGACCGGTCGGCCGGATCACCTGTTCGACGAACTCGCCGCCGGCCTGACTGATCTCATACGCGCCCGGGGTCGCCGACAGGTATACCGTCTGTCCGATCCGGTCGGCGAATTCCTCCCAGGTCAACGGCCGGTTGTCGACCGCCGAGGGCAGCCGGAACCCAAAGTCGACCAGGTTGCGCTTGCGCGACATGTCCCCCTCGTACATGCCGCCGATCTGGGGCACCGTGACGTGGGATTCGTCGATGACGAGCAGGAAGTCCTCGGGGAAATAGTCCAGCAGCGTCGCGGGCGCCGAGCCGGCCGGCCGGCCGTCGATGTGGCGCGAGTAGTTCTCGATGCCCGAGCAGAAGCCGACCTGCTTCATCATCTCGACGTCGTAGTTGGTGCGCATCCGCAGCCGCTGGGCTTCCAGCAGCTTGCCCTGCCCCTCCAGCTCGGCCAGCCGGTCCTCG
The genomic region above belongs to Mycolicibacterium sp. HK-90 and contains:
- the uvrB gene encoding excinuclease ABC subunit UvrB, translating into MAFATEHPVLAHSEYRAVDEIVRTGARFEVVSEYDPAGDQPAAIDELERRIKGGERDVVLLGATGTGKSATTAWLIERLQRPTLVMAPNKTLAAQLANELREMLPHNAVEYFVSYYDYYQPEAYIAQTDTYIEKDSSINDDVERLRHSATSSLLSRRDVVVVASVSCIYGLGTPQSYLDRSVELEVGQEVPRDGLLRLLVDVQYNRNDMAFTRGTFRVRGDTVEIIPSYEELAVRIEFFGDEIEALYYLHPLTGDIVRQVDSLRIFPATHYVAGPERMAHAISTIEAELEDRLAELEGQGKLLEAQRLRMRTNYDVEMMKQVGFCSGIENYSRHIDGRPAGSAPATLLDYFPEDFLLVIDESHVTVPQIGGMYEGDMSRKRNLVDFGFRLPSAVDNRPLTWEEFADRIGQTVYLSATPGAYEISQAGGEFVEQVIRPTGLVDPKVVVKPTKGQIDDLIGEIRTRTERDERVLVTTLTKKMAEDLTDYLLELGIKVRYLHSEVDTLRRVELLRQLRLGEYDVLVGINLLREGLDLPEVSLVAILDADKEGFLRSTRSLIQTIGRAARNVSGEVHMYADKITDSMREAIDETERRRAKQIAYNEANGIDPQPLRKKIADILDQVYREADDSESVEVGGSGRNASRGRRAQGEPGRAVSAGIVEGRDTTNMPRAELADLIKDLTEQMMAAARDLQFELAARIRDEIQDLKKELRGMDAAGLK